From Pelosinus fermentans DSM 17108, the proteins below share one genomic window:
- the meaB gene encoding methylmalonyl Co-A mutase-associated GTPase MeaB, whose protein sequence is MNHEEKKDRWKPEWIPANAGEAFTTEVMGGIQSRHDGMQNQEKTDMSFQPRAVRRQPSVDEYVQGVLSGNRVMLSRAITLIESNLPAHMELTQEILKQLLPHTGKSVRVGITGVPGAGKSTFIEALGCQLCNKGHKVAVLAVDPSSTVTKGSILGDKTRMEQLSRDPRAFIRPSPSSGTLGGVTRKSRETILLCEAGGYDVLLIETVGVGQSEVTVRSMVDFFLLLMITGAGDELQGMKKGVIELADAIVINKADGDNKQKALMAKVDYDRILHFLRPATEGWVTKGHTCSAYTGEGVEDVWRMIEKFQEVTAASGIFERRRRTQMLSWVQSMVQEYLQTLFMNHPEVIQKKPIIEQDVIEGRISATMAVKSLIEIFEGH, encoded by the coding sequence ATGAACCATGAAGAGAAGAAGGATCGGTGGAAGCCGGAATGGATTCCAGCCAATGCAGGAGAGGCGTTTACTACAGAAGTTATGGGCGGAATTCAGAGTCGGCATGATGGTATGCAGAACCAGGAAAAAACAGATATGTCTTTTCAGCCCCGAGCCGTTCGTCGCCAGCCTTCCGTAGATGAATATGTTCAAGGTGTATTGAGTGGCAATCGGGTTATGCTGTCCAGAGCGATCACACTCATTGAAAGTAATTTGCCAGCTCACATGGAGCTGACCCAGGAAATATTAAAACAATTGCTGCCTCATACAGGTAAATCCGTCCGCGTAGGAATTACTGGTGTCCCGGGAGCCGGGAAAAGTACTTTTATTGAGGCTCTGGGGTGCCAATTGTGTAATAAAGGGCATAAAGTAGCAGTGCTGGCAGTTGATCCTAGCAGTACGGTAACGAAGGGCAGTATTTTAGGAGATAAGACTCGCATGGAGCAGCTCTCTCGTGACCCGAGAGCTTTTATCAGACCTTCTCCTTCCAGCGGAACATTGGGAGGGGTAACTCGTAAAAGCCGGGAAACGATTCTGCTATGCGAAGCTGGCGGCTATGATGTACTGTTAATTGAAACCGTCGGTGTAGGGCAAAGCGAAGTAACAGTTCGCTCTATGGTTGATTTTTTCCTCTTGCTGATGATCACTGGAGCAGGAGATGAACTGCAAGGTATGAAAAAAGGAGTCATTGAATTAGCGGATGCCATTGTAATCAATAAGGCAGATGGTGATAACAAGCAAAAGGCTTTGATGGCGAAAGTAGACTATGACCGCATCTTGCATTTTTTGCGTCCCGCTACAGAGGGATGGGTTACCAAAGGGCATACTTGTTCCGCGTATACTGGTGAGGGAGTGGAAGATGTTTGGCGGATGATTGAAAAGTTCCAAGAAGTAACTGCAGCATCTGGAATCTTTGAAAGACGACGTCGGACGCAAATGTTAAGCTGGGTACAATCAATGGTGCAAGAATATTTACAAACCTTATTTATGAATCATCCCGAAGTAATTCAGAAAAAGCCGATAATCGAACAAGATGTGATAGAAGGGCGCATTTCCGCCACCATGGCAGTGAAAAGCTTAATCGAGATCTTTGAAGGACATTGA
- a CDS encoding spore coat protein, with translation MNDKDMLNDYLSMIKGSLATYANVIAETNDSQLRSTFQQMRNQDEQRQYQIAQTAMQKGYYKPAAPAQQNEIQQVKTDLTNPTM, from the coding sequence ATGAATGATAAAGATATGTTAAATGATTATCTATCAATGATAAAAGGCAGTTTAGCTACATACGCCAATGTAATCGCTGAAACAAATGACTCTCAATTACGCTCAACCTTTCAGCAAATGAGAAATCAGGATGAGCAGAGGCAATATCAAATTGCGCAAACAGCTATGCAAAAAGGATATTACAAGCCAGCTGCCCCTGCTCAGCAAAACGAAATACAGCAAGTAAAAACCGATTTGACTAATCCAACAATGTAA
- a CDS encoding helix-turn-helix transcriptional regulator translates to MIIEGLQEKDIYTETYPFRIELNTFDNFDWPLHWHHAAELVYPVENDYVATVNGQEYTMCEKDILFIAGGDIHSFHTRNNKGNRFFIQFEISTLDVFGQSHQLTPFLSMTKFISAKEDPLLHTELEKNIIALINEYQHRALGYTLYLNARIFDILVLLSRSVCNNINAEISSSSNKKFHILEKLNLAFQYIEEQYQNDISLKDVSSAAGFSEYHFSRIFKEMTGNHFLSYLNERRIKKAIRLLIAHNMSITEIALSSGFNSIATFNRTFKKLKGCTPVEYKKMQF, encoded by the coding sequence ATGATCATAGAAGGCTTACAAGAAAAAGATATATATACCGAAACCTATCCCTTTCGTATTGAATTAAATACGTTTGATAACTTTGATTGGCCTTTGCATTGGCATCATGCTGCTGAATTGGTATACCCAGTCGAAAACGATTATGTGGCTACGGTAAATGGTCAAGAATATACAATGTGTGAAAAAGATATTCTATTTATTGCTGGTGGGGATATTCATAGTTTTCATACCCGTAATAACAAAGGAAATCGTTTTTTTATTCAATTTGAAATCTCCACACTGGATGTGTTTGGCCAATCACATCAGCTTACTCCTTTCTTATCTATGACAAAATTCATCTCTGCCAAAGAAGACCCCTTATTGCACACCGAATTAGAAAAAAACATTATTGCCCTGATTAATGAATACCAGCATCGAGCATTGGGATATACCTTATATCTAAATGCCCGAATATTTGACATTCTGGTGTTATTATCCCGCAGTGTTTGTAACAATATCAATGCTGAAATATCAAGCAGCAGCAATAAAAAATTTCATATTTTAGAGAAATTAAATTTAGCATTTCAATATATTGAAGAACAATATCAAAATGACATCTCCCTTAAAGATGTTTCTTCTGCCGCAGGCTTTAGCGAATACCATTTTTCAAGAATTTTTAAGGAAATGACCGGTAATCATTTTTTGAGCTATTTAAATGAACGCCGTATAAAAAAAGCAATTAGATTATTAATTGCTCATAACATGTCCATTACCGAAATTGCCCTTTCCTCTGGCTTTAACAGCATTGCTACCTTTAACAGAACTTTTAAGAAACTAAAAGGCTGTACACCCGTAGAGTACAAAAAAATGCAGTTTTAG
- the scpA gene encoding methylmalonyl-CoA mutase, with protein MLIKPDFTKISCRKDFESSDVSAWQKEVERNSGKLLDELEFKTMEQINLKPLYTKADLEGIDHLPYVAGIAPFLRGPYANMYVLRPWTVRQYAGFSTAEESNAFYRRNLAAGQKGLSIAFDLATHRGYDSDHPRVVGDVGKAGVAVDSILDMEILFSGIPLDKMSVSMTMNGAVLPILAFYIVAAEEQGVKQELLTGTIQNDILKEFMVRNTYIYPPEPSMRIIADIFSYTSQFMPKFNSISISGYHMQEAGATADIELGYTLADGLEYIKTGIKAGMDVDAFAPRLSFFWAIGKNYFMEVAKMRAGRLLWAKIIKQFNPKNPKSMALRTHSQTSGWSLTEQDPFNNVGRTCMEAMGAALGHTQSLHTNALDEAIALPTDFSARIARNTQLYIQDETMVCKVLDPWGGSYYVEALTNELVKRAWSHIQEVERLGGMSKAIDTGLPKMRIEEAAARRQAHIDSGRETIVGVNRYRLEKEDPLDILSVDNTAVRLSQIQRLEKLRSNRDNDRVRRSLEAITKSMETGEGNVLALAIEATRARASLGEISDAIEHVAGRHKAIIRSISGVYSSEFAEEETINKVRAMADEFEKTEGRRPRIMIAKMGQDGHDRGAKVISTAFADMGFDVDIGPLFQTAEETAQQAVDNDVHVVGMSSLAAGHKTLLPQLIEELKKLGREDIMVVIGGVIPAQDYEFLRENGAAAIFGPGTIIPVAAEKILKELGRYSQEVK; from the coding sequence ATGTTAATAAAACCGGATTTTACTAAAATCTCTTGCCGAAAAGACTTTGAATCTTCCGATGTATCTGCCTGGCAGAAAGAAGTGGAACGTAATAGTGGTAAGTTGCTCGATGAACTGGAATTTAAGACGATGGAACAAATCAATCTGAAACCTTTATATACCAAAGCTGATCTTGAGGGAATTGATCATTTGCCTTATGTAGCTGGAATCGCGCCTTTCTTGCGGGGACCTTATGCTAATATGTATGTGCTGAGGCCATGGACAGTGCGTCAATATGCAGGGTTTTCCACTGCTGAGGAAAGTAATGCCTTTTATCGGCGGAACTTGGCTGCCGGGCAAAAAGGTCTGTCCATTGCTTTTGATTTGGCGACCCATAGAGGTTATGATTCTGATCATCCCCGTGTTGTGGGGGATGTAGGAAAAGCTGGTGTTGCTGTTGATTCCATCTTGGATATGGAAATTTTATTCTCAGGTATCCCTTTGGATAAGATGTCAGTATCTATGACAATGAATGGTGCTGTGCTGCCCATATTGGCTTTCTATATTGTGGCAGCAGAAGAGCAGGGGGTAAAACAGGAGTTACTAACAGGTACCATTCAGAATGATATCTTGAAAGAATTTATGGTGCGTAATACCTATATCTACCCACCTGAGCCATCCATGCGCATCATTGCAGATATATTCTCTTATACCTCACAATTTATGCCGAAGTTTAATAGTATTAGTATTTCCGGTTACCATATGCAAGAAGCAGGAGCTACTGCGGATATTGAACTTGGTTATACCTTGGCCGATGGTTTGGAGTATATTAAAACAGGAATTAAGGCAGGCATGGATGTGGATGCCTTTGCTCCGCGGCTATCCTTTTTCTGGGCGATTGGTAAGAATTATTTTATGGAAGTAGCCAAAATGCGGGCAGGACGTTTGCTATGGGCTAAGATTATTAAACAATTTAATCCTAAAAACCCAAAATCCATGGCCCTTAGAACTCACTCCCAAACTTCAGGCTGGAGCCTGACTGAGCAAGATCCTTTTAACAATGTAGGACGCACTTGCATGGAAGCTATGGGAGCTGCCCTTGGTCATACACAATCATTGCATACTAATGCACTGGATGAGGCCATTGCTTTGCCTACAGACTTCTCTGCCCGAATCGCTCGTAATACGCAGCTTTATATTCAAGATGAGACCATGGTTTGTAAAGTTCTCGATCCATGGGGCGGCTCTTATTATGTAGAAGCCTTGACAAATGAGTTGGTTAAAAGAGCATGGAGTCATATTCAGGAAGTAGAACGATTAGGAGGCATGTCCAAGGCGATTGACACAGGACTTCCTAAAATGAGAATTGAGGAAGCAGCAGCAAGACGCCAGGCACATATTGACTCAGGCAGGGAAACGATTGTAGGAGTCAATCGGTACCGGCTGGAAAAAGAAGATCCTCTTGATATTTTGTCCGTAGATAATACTGCCGTTCGTCTGTCTCAAATTCAGCGGTTGGAAAAACTGCGCAGCAACCGGGATAATGATAGGGTTAGACGTTCCTTGGAGGCCATTACAAAATCCATGGAAACTGGAGAAGGAAATGTATTGGCACTGGCCATTGAAGCAACAAGAGCCAGAGCGAGTTTAGGTGAAATTTCCGATGCCATTGAGCACGTCGCCGGACGGCATAAGGCGATTATCCGTTCGATTTCCGGGGTGTATAGCAGTGAGTTTGCCGAAGAAGAAACGATCAATAAAGTAAGGGCCATGGCTGATGAGTTTGAAAAAACAGAAGGCCGCCGCCCAAGAATTATGATTGCCAAAATGGGGCAGGATGGTCATGATCGAGGAGCAAAAGTAATATCAACCGCCTTTGCCGATATGGGATTTGACGTAGATATCGGACCTTTGTTCCAAACCGCAGAAGAAACCGCACAGCAAGCGGTTGATAATGATGTTCACGTAGTAGGTATGAGTTCATTGGCAGCTGGACATAAAACGCTGCTGCCACAGCTAATTGAAGAACTTAAGAAGCTTGGACGAGAGGATATTATGGTTGTCATCGGTGGGGTTATTCCGGCCCAAGATTATGAGTTCTTGCGAGAAAATGGAGCCGCAGCCATTTTTGGGCCTGGAACCATTATTCCGGTAGCAGCAGAGAAAATATTAAAAGAGTTAGGACGTTATTCACAGGAAGTGAAATGA